The following proteins are encoded in a genomic region of Synechococcus sp. CBW1002:
- a CDS encoding DUF2231 domain-containing protein, giving the protein MALLYLPEPPPIEQIAARLGPNGLPYAIPIHPTLVHFTIGLFVIAIAFDVVGALYPLEKRVFRFLALPITRSGFHDVGWYNLLACAVLSFFTVAAGFGEMLLAVPLPDVTSALGLQSMATMVWHGVGGVALLLVIVAMTIWRGLQRFRWRQDLGRQVQWSYLLVGLGLFAVLGLHGTLGAELAAEFGVHVTADQLLAAGLALGEGLP; this is encoded by the coding sequence ATTGCGGCACGCCTGGGGCCGAACGGGCTGCCCTATGCGATTCCGATTCACCCCACCTTGGTGCATTTCACGATCGGCCTGTTCGTGATCGCCATTGCCTTTGATGTGGTGGGTGCGCTCTATCCCCTTGAGAAGCGTGTGTTCCGCTTCCTGGCGCTGCCGATCACGCGCTCCGGCTTTCACGATGTGGGCTGGTACAACCTGCTGGCCTGTGCGGTGCTCAGCTTCTTCACCGTGGCGGCAGGCTTCGGCGAGATGTTGCTGGCGGTGCCGCTGCCCGATGTGACCAGCGCCCTTGGCCTGCAGAGCATGGCCACCATGGTGTGGCACGGCGTCGGCGGCGTGGCCCTGCTGCTGGTGATCGTGGCGATGACGATCTGGCGGGGTCTGCAGCGCTTTCGCTGGCGCCAGGACCTGGGCCGCCAGGTGCAATGGAGCTACCTGCTGGTCGGCCTGGGCCTGTTTGCGGTGCTGGGGTTGCACGGCACCCTCGGCGCCGAACTGGCCGCCGAATTCGGCGTGCACGTCACCGCCGATCAACTGCTGGCGGCGGGTCTCGCCCTGGGTGAGGGGCTGCCCTGA